The DNA region ACCTCGACCTCGGGCAGTTCGGGCACGGCTTCTCCTCCGGATGCGTGGGCCGATGACTCGGGCGCCCCGGACCGGGGCCGCGCGCCCGCAGCGTACCGCCGACGCCCCCGAACACGATCGCCCGCCCCCTCGGACGGGGGACGGGCGATCGGTCACAGCGCTGAACTGCGGTTCGGTCAGGCGGAAGCGGTGTCGGATGCCGCTGTCGAGGGGGCCTCGACGGCCTCCTCGGCCGCTGCGGCCTCCTCAACCGCCGCGGACGCTTCGGCCTCCGCGGAGGCTTTGACTGCAGCGGCAGTTTTGGCTGCCGCGGAGGCTTCGGCCTCCGCGGCAGCCTTCGCCACCTTCGCGCGTTCGTCCGCGGCGGAGCGGATCGCACGCCACGCGGACTCCGCGGCCTGCTGCTCCGCCTCCTTCTTGCTGCGGCCGGTGCCGGTGCCGTACGAGACGCCTCCGACGCGGGCAGCAGCAGTAAAGGTCTTCTCGTGGTCCGGGCCGGTCTCGGAGACCAGGTACTCGGGCACGCCGAGCCCCTCGGTCGCCGTGAGCTCCTGGAGACTGGTCTTCCAGTCCAGGCCCGCTCCCAGATTCGAGGATTTCTCGATCAGCGGGTCGAAGAGGCGGTGGACGAGTTCGCCCGCCGCGTCGAGACCCTGGTCGAGATAGACAGCGCCGATCACCGCTTCAAGGGTGTCGGCGAGGATGGACGCCTTGTCCCGGCCGCCCGTGCCCTCTTCGCCCCGGCCGAGCCGGATGAAGGAGCCGAGTTCGAGCCCGCGGCCCACCTCCGCCAGCGCACGCGAGTTGACCACCGCGGCCCGCAGCTTGGCCAGTTGGCCTTCAGGCAGGTCGGGGTGGGTACGGTACAGCGTGTCCGTGACCACCAGGCCGAGCACGGAGTCCCCGAGGAACTCCAGGCGCTCGTTGGTGGGCAGACCGCCGTTCTCGTACGCGTACGAACGGTGGGTCAGTGCACGCACCAGAAGGGCGGACTCGAGCTTGTACCCGAGCCGCCCTTCCAGAAGCGTGTGGGACGAGGCTGTGTTGTCCGCCTTTTTCTTGGCGTTTACGTCCGCCTTGGCGTCAGACATGAAGCCTCTCACCAGCCGCTCAGACCTCGAGGACCTGGCGCTTGTTATAGGTGCCGCAAGCGGGGCACGCGATGTGCTGCAGCTTGGG from Streptomyces sp. NBC_00258 includes:
- the rnc gene encoding ribonuclease III — its product is MSDAKADVNAKKKADNTASSHTLLEGRLGYKLESALLVRALTHRSYAYENGGLPTNERLEFLGDSVLGLVVTDTLYRTHPDLPEGQLAKLRAAVVNSRALAEVGRGLELGSFIRLGRGEEGTGGRDKASILADTLEAVIGAVYLDQGLDAAGELVHRLFDPLIEKSSNLGAGLDWKTSLQELTATEGLGVPEYLVSETGPDHEKTFTAAARVGGVSYGTGTGRSKKEAEQQAAESAWRAIRSAADERAKVAKAAAEAEASAAAKTAAAVKASAEAEASAAVEEAAAAEEAVEAPSTAASDTASA